The Vicia villosa cultivar HV-30 ecotype Madison, WI unplaced genomic scaffold, Vvil1.0 ctg.002326F_1_1, whole genome shotgun sequence genome contains a region encoding:
- the LOC131638523 gene encoding uncharacterized protein LOC131638523, translating into MEDLEQENHEFRDEVTTLRVGVERLTALVESLVAARNQPSPPPSPRATQMQTKVQTTTICEVSTTSVSVAPTTGPSHYQMPNGYPGGMSYNFVPEGYHPVTGTTQVTPVMTMTPPLVHTVPQAGEPIYQVEPNERNEAYDDFQDQFQEMRKEIKALKGKNSFGKNAYDMCLVPNVKIPAKFKVPDFEKYKGNSCPQSHLTMYCRKMATHTDDDKLLIHYFQDSLTGAALKWYMGLDSTHISSFDDLVEAFSRQYKYNVDMAPDRDQLRAMAQKEKESFKEMVASAPTDFTEMVNMGMRLEEGVREGRLTMESGSSTETKKHGNNFQKKWEDETIAFAIDGGEPQNSHSYQPLAYQQTPFIPYNQYPYVAAAQFKQPYQQLWAASPHNSSQNAPQNAAQNQNRQRNQNIPQRNQQKEDRHIDPIPMTYAQLWPYLIEKKAIAPRPTRPAKFPFPKEYNPNVKCDFHDGITGHSIEDCNILKEKVQDLVDKKILCFKDIGHMS; encoded by the exons ATGGAAgaccttgaacaagagaatcatgAATTCCGTGATGAAGTAACTACTCTCCGTGTCGGTGTGGAAAGATTGACTGCTTTGGTGGAAAGCTTAGTGGCTGCTCGAAATCAACCATCACCTCCCCCATCTCCTCGTGCCACTCAAATGCAAACTAAAGTTCAGACTACGACGATTTGCGAAGTTTCTACTACTAGTGTTTCTGTGGCTCCTACCACTGGTCCCTCTCACTATCAGATGCCTAATGGATACCCTGGGGGCATGTCTTACAACTTTGTGCCAGAGGGATACCATCCTGTTACTGGAACTACTCAAGTTACTCCTGTAATGACTATGACTCCACCTCTAGTACATACCGTGCCACAAGCTGGGGAACCGATTTACCAAGTTGAGCCCAATGAAAGAAATGAAGCTTATGATGATTTCCAAGACCAATTTCAAGAGATGCGAAAGGAGATTAAGGCCCTCAAAGGGAAAAActcatttggaaagaatgcttatGACATGTGTCTTGTGCCAAATGTGAAAATACCGGCCAAGTTTAAAGTGCCTGATTTTgaaaagtataaagggaattcgtGTCCTCaaagccatttgaccatgtactgtAGAAAGATGGCCACTCATACTGATGATGATAAGTTATTGATCCACTATTTTCAAGATAGTCTAACTGGTGCTGCTTTGAAATGGTACATGGGATTGGATAGTACTCATATCAGTTCTTTTGATGACCTTGTGGAAGCGTTCAgtcgacaatacaagtataatgttgacatggctcctgatagagacCAACTCCGAGCCATGGCACAGAAAGAGAAAgagtctttcaaaga GATGGTTGCAAGCGCTCCAACcgacttcactgaaatggtgaaTATGGGAATGCGACTAGAAGAAGGTGTACGAGAAGGACGATTGACTATGGAATCTGGATCGTCGACTGAAACTAagaaacatggaaacaactttcagAAGAAATGGGAAGATGAAACTATTGCTTTCGCAATTGATGGCGGAGAGCCTCAAAACTCACATTCCTACCAACCCTTAGCTTATCAGCAAACACCATTCATACCATACAATCAGTATCCATATGTTGCAGCCGCACAATTCAAGCAACCATACCAACAGCTGTGGGCAGCTTCTCCTCATAATTCTTCACAGAATGCTCCTCAGAATgcagctcagaatcagaatcgtcAACGGAATCAGAATATACCTCAAAGGAACCAGCAGAAGGAGGATCGTCACATTGAcccaattccaatgacctacgcTCAGCTATGGCCATATCTAATTGAGAAGAAAGCAATAGCTCCCAGACCAACCCGACCTGCAAAGTTTCCATTTCCTAAGGAATACAATCCAAACGTCAAGTGTGATTTTCATGATGGGATAACAGGTCACTCCATTGAAGATTGCAATATCCTGAAGGAAAAAGTTCAAGATCTGGTTGACAAAAAGATACTCTGTTTCAAGGATATTGGTCATATGTCATGA